The nucleotide window AACCGACCTTTATTATAGATCGCCTCGGCCCGCCCTTTCAGGGTTTCACCCAGATAGGGAGAATTCTTGGACTTTGAATGAACCTTCTCCTCATCAAAGATCCACTCCTCATCCACATTAAAAAGCGTAAGGTTCGCTGGTGCGCCTTCTTTTATCTCGGGGATATCCAGATTCAAAATCTCCCGCGGCTTTTCTACAAATTTCGTGAGCAGTGCTTCCAGATCAAGCACGTCCGAATCCAGCAACTGCTTTACGCTAATGCTCCATGCGGTCTCCAATCCAATAATACCGTTGGGGGCGTAAATAAATTCCACTTCCTTTTCTTCTATGGCATGCGGAGCATGATCAGTACAAATCGCATCAATAGTGCCGTCAGCCACCCCTTCGATCATCGCGTCTACATCTTCTTGCGTACGCAGCGGGGGATGCATCTTCACGTTCGTATCGAAATCGCGACGCTCAATTTCTTCGTCCGTCAAATCAAAATGATGGGGACAAACCTCGGTAGTTACATTAATGCCTTTGGCCTTGGCTTGACGAACTAAATCTACCGCTTTAGCCGTGCTGATATGCGCCACGTGAATATGTCCGCCGGTAAATTCGGCCAGCAAAATATCGCGGGCAATCATCGTCTCTTCGGCAATACCCGGCGTGCCGTCAATACCCAGTCGCGCCGACACTTTGCCCTCGTGCATATGTCCCGGCCGCGAGAGTTTCAAATCCTCTTCGTGATTAATAATCGGCATCTCCAGCATCGAAGAATACTCCAGTGCTACACGCATCAGCTGCGAATTATAAACCGGATCTCCATCATCACTAAAGGCTACCGCACCGCCCTCTTTCATGTCGCCCATCTCAGCAATCGACTTGCCTTCGCGCTCCTTCGACACGCAGCCAATAGGATGGACTTCCACGGGCAGCTTCTCCGCCTTTTTCTTGATAAACTCTACCACATCCCGCGTGTGAATGGGAGGATTCGTATTCGGCATACACGCTACTTCCGTAAATCCACCAAAAGCCGCCGCGGCACAACCGGTTTCGATGGTCTCCTTATGCTCATAACCGGGCTCACGCAGGTGGACATGCATATCCATCCATCCGCCCGAAACATAGGCACCGTCGGCATCATGGGTTTGCTCGTCATTTTCTTTGGGATCCAAGTCAGTACCAATTTCCACGATCGTTCCATCGGCAATACGGAGATCAACCTTATCCGAACCGTTAAAATTATCCCCGACAGGTTTTACGTTCTGAAGCAGTAAATTAGGCGTGTAACTCATACAAACTTTCCGTTATTTTTGGTGATGCTAAATATACAAAAGCCACAGATAAACACAGATTAAAATAGCTATCAGCTTTCAGTTATCAGCAGTCAGCAAGACTC belongs to Fodinibius sp. Rm-B-1B1-1 and includes:
- a CDS encoding dihydroorotase codes for the protein MSYTPNLLLQNVKPVGDNFNGSDKVDLRIADGTIVEIGTDLDPKENDEQTHDADGAYVSGGWMDMHVHLREPGYEHKETIETGCAAAAFGGFTEVACMPNTNPPIHTRDVVEFIKKKAEKLPVEVHPIGCVSKEREGKSIAEMGDMKEGGAVAFSDDGDPVYNSQLMRVALEYSSMLEMPIINHEEDLKLSRPGHMHEGKVSARLGIDGTPGIAEETMIARDILLAEFTGGHIHVAHISTAKAVDLVRQAKAKGINVTTEVCPHHFDLTDEEIERRDFDTNVKMHPPLRTQEDVDAMIEGVADGTIDAICTDHAPHAIEEKEVEFIYAPNGIIGLETAWSISVKQLLDSDVLDLEALLTKFVEKPREILNLDIPEIKEGAPANLTLFNVDEEWIFDEEKVHSKSKNSPYLGETLKGRAEAIYNKGRFVENEL